The following proteins come from a genomic window of Chryseobacterium glaciei:
- a CDS encoding GSCFA domain-containing protein encodes MKFRTEVEIKESEKKIEIEDKIFSIGSCFASEMSDLFYDGQLQTVNNPFGTVFNPFSINNSIKTLHDSEFYHEEDLITFNDEFISLDHHTSFDTRFVHQTLEKINSKIEEGNRFLQNTNWVIITYGTSFIYEFLPKNKLVANCHKIPQKFFEKRLLTHQELTDSIYNTILNLKDICKDDVQILFTVSPVRHTKDGMIENQLSKSKLITAIHEAILLFENCHYLPIYEILMDDLRDYRFYKEDMIHPNAQAVNYIFEKFGSAYFSNETQEFIKENFKINKALEHRTNDDKDPKYLEFKEKLNEKIEAQRKKVKHKIF; translated from the coding sequence ATGAAATTCAGGACTGAAGTTGAGATCAAAGAATCAGAGAAAAAGATAGAAATTGAAGATAAAATATTTTCAATAGGTTCATGTTTTGCCTCTGAAATGTCGGATTTATTTTATGATGGTCAGCTTCAAACCGTCAATAATCCGTTTGGGACTGTTTTTAACCCGTTTTCAATCAATAATTCCATTAAGACATTACATGATTCTGAGTTTTATCATGAAGAGGATTTAATCACATTTAATGATGAATTTATTTCTTTAGATCATCACACGAGTTTTGACACAAGATTTGTTCATCAGACCTTAGAAAAAATTAATTCTAAAATTGAAGAAGGGAATCGGTTCCTTCAAAATACCAATTGGGTGATTATAACTTACGGAACTTCATTTATTTATGAATTTCTTCCTAAAAATAAATTGGTTGCCAATTGCCATAAAATTCCACAAAAATTCTTTGAAAAGAGATTGTTGACCCATCAGGAACTCACAGATTCCATTTACAACACCATTTTAAATCTAAAAGATATTTGTAAGGATGATGTTCAGATCTTATTTACGGTTTCGCCGGTTCGCCATACAAAGGATGGAATGATTGAAAATCAGTTAAGTAAGTCAAAATTGATCACAGCTATTCATGAAGCAATTTTATTGTTTGAAAATTGTCATTATCTTCCGATTTATGAGATTTTAATGGATGATCTTCGTGATTACCGCTTTTATAAAGAAGATATGATACATCCGAATGCTCAGGCAGTAAATTATATTTTCGAGAAATTCGGAAGCGCTTATTTTTCTAATGAAACACAGGAGTTTATCAAAGAAAATTTTAAGATCAATAAAGCTTTAGAACATAGAACGAACGATGATAAAGATCCAAAATATCTTGAGTTTAAAGAAAAACTGAACGAAAAGATTGAGGCTCAACGTAAAAAAGTTAAACATAAAATATTCTGA
- a CDS encoding TatD family hydrolase — protein sequence MIDTHTHLYAEEFDEDRKEAIQRALDKGITEFYLPAIDSESHEKMLKLEADYPNQIFSMMGLHPCYVKPESWEKELEIVKNYLDQRHFPAIGEIGIDLYWDKTTLDIQIKAFEQQIDWAIEMDLPIVIHTRESFDETFEVLERKKHPKLRGIFHCFSGDLEQAKHAIDLNFILGIGGVVTFKNGKIDQFLNEIPLDKIVLETDSPYLAPVPHRGKRNESSYLDLVAGKLVNIYGKDFSEIDRITTENAKNLFR from the coding sequence ATGATTGATACACATACCCATTTATACGCAGAAGAATTTGATGAAGATAGAAAAGAAGCCATTCAAAGAGCTTTAGATAAAGGAATTACAGAGTTTTATCTTCCAGCGATCGATTCAGAATCTCATGAAAAGATGCTTAAGTTAGAAGCTGATTATCCAAATCAGATTTTCTCAATGATGGGGCTTCATCCTTGTTATGTAAAGCCAGAATCTTGGGAAAAAGAATTAGAAATTGTTAAAAATTATCTTGATCAAAGACATTTTCCTGCCATCGGAGAAATTGGGATAGATTTATATTGGGATAAAACAACCTTAGATATTCAGATTAAAGCATTTGAGCAACAAATTGATTGGGCAATTGAAATGGATTTACCGATTGTCATCCACACAAGAGAAAGTTTTGACGAAACTTTTGAAGTTTTAGAAAGGAAAAAACACCCTAAACTTCGCGGAATTTTCCATTGTTTTTCCGGAGATCTGGAACAGGCAAAACACGCAATCGATCTTAATTTCATTCTGGGAATTGGTGGAGTAGTCACATTCAAAAATGGTAAAATAGATCAATTTTTAAATGAGATTCCTTTAGATAAAATTGTGCTGGAAACAGATTCTCCCTACTTAGCTCCGGTTCCTCACAGAGGGAAAAGAAACGAAAGTTCTTACCTGGATTTAGTTGCCGGAAAATTGGTGAATATTTACGGTAAAGATTTTTCTGAGATCGATAGAATTACGACTGAGAATGCAAAGAATTTATTTAGATAA
- a CDS encoding DUF47 domain-containing protein, producing the protein MGIGNIFHAFQPKDKIFFVLFEKVTENLVAMSEEFNTGIKDFDLNDDSMLKKMSDYEHKNDELTHEIFIELGKNFITPFDREDIHTLATGLDDIADYIYASTKYIFLYKSPELKAYSDFSLLIHKACLEIQNAMKNLKGFKNMEQVKEACIKVNSIENIADDLLSNSMVELFETNDAINIIKVSSVLNYLEIVTDKAEDVANTIENIMIKYA; encoded by the coding sequence ATGGGAATTGGTAATATTTTCCACGCTTTTCAACCAAAAGACAAAATCTTCTTTGTGCTTTTCGAAAAAGTAACAGAGAACCTAGTTGCAATGTCTGAAGAATTCAACACCGGTATCAAAGATTTCGATCTTAACGATGACTCTATGTTGAAGAAAATGAGCGACTATGAACATAAAAATGATGAGCTTACTCATGAAATTTTTATAGAATTGGGTAAAAACTTTATCACTCCTTTCGATCGTGAAGATATTCACACGTTGGCTACTGGTTTAGATGATATCGCTGATTACATCTATGCTTCTACAAAGTATATTTTTCTTTACAAGTCTCCGGAACTGAAGGCTTATTCAGATTTCTCTTTACTTATCCACAAAGCTTGTCTGGAGATCCAGAATGCAATGAAGAACCTTAAAGGGTTCAAAAACATGGAGCAGGTAAAAGAAGCTTGTATCAAAGTAAATTCTATTGAAAATATTGCAGATGATCTTCTTTCTAATTCTATGGTAGAATTGTTTGAAACGAATGACGCTATCAATATTATCAAAGTTTCATCTGTACTTAATTATCTTGAAATAGTAACCGATAAGGCAGAAGATGTTGCCAATACTATTGAGAACATCATGATTAAATACGCCTAA
- the obgE gene encoding GTPase ObgE, with protein sequence MSNFVDYVKIHCKSGHGGAGSAHLRREKYIPKGGPDGGDGGRGGHVIMKGNAHEWTLLPLRYTRHIKADRGQNGAKNQLTGAYGEDIYINVPIGTIAKNEDGEIVGEIMEDGQEIILMEGGKGGKGNEHFKSSTNQTPRFAQPGMDGQEGFIVFELKILADVGLVGFPNAGKSTLLSSVSAAKPKIANYAFTTLTPNLGIVDYRNYKSFVMADIPGIIEGAAEGKGLGHRFLRHIERNSILLFLIPADSESHFQEFKILENELQEYNPELLDKDFIISISKSDLVDEELRKEISAEFPENKKPLFFSGVTGEGLMELKDAIWKQLHG encoded by the coding sequence ATGTCAAATTTTGTAGATTACGTAAAGATTCATTGTAAAAGCGGTCATGGTGGCGCAGGTTCTGCCCATCTTCGTCGTGAAAAATATATTCCGAAAGGAGGACCTGATGGTGGAGACGGAGGACGTGGTGGTCACGTTATCATGAAAGGAAATGCTCATGAATGGACTTTACTTCCCCTTCGATACACGCGTCACATCAAAGCAGACCGTGGTCAGAATGGAGCTAAAAACCAGCTTACAGGAGCTTATGGAGAAGATATTTACATCAATGTACCTATCGGAACTATCGCTAAAAATGAAGACGGTGAAATCGTTGGCGAAATCATGGAAGACGGTCAGGAAATCATCCTGATGGAAGGTGGAAAAGGTGGAAAAGGAAACGAACATTTCAAATCTTCTACCAACCAAACGCCTAGATTTGCACAACCGGGAATGGACGGTCAGGAAGGTTTTATCGTTTTCGAACTTAAAATCTTAGCGGATGTTGGATTGGTAGGTTTCCCTAATGCAGGAAAATCAACTCTTTTATCGTCTGTTTCTGCGGCTAAACCGAAAATTGCCAATTATGCATTTACCACTTTAACGCCCAATTTAGGAATCGTAGATTACAGAAATTACAAATCTTTTGTAATGGCCGATATTCCGGGAATTATTGAAGGTGCAGCGGAAGGAAAAGGTCTTGGTCACCGTTTCCTGAGACATATTGAAAGAAACTCAATCTTATTATTCCTTATTCCGGCAGATTCTGAAAGTCATTTTCAAGAGTTTAAAATTTTGGAAAATGAATTACAGGAATACAACCCTGAATTATTAGATAAAGATTTCATCATTTCTATCTCAAAATCCGATCTTGTGGATGAAGAACTTAGAAAAGAGATCTCTGCAGAATTCCCTGAAAATAAAAAACCTTTATTTTTCTCAGGAGTTACGGGAGAAGGTCTTATGGAATTGAAAGATGCGATCTGGAAGCAATTGCACGGATAG
- a CDS encoding DEAD/DEAH box helicase, which translates to MNFTDLNLIEPIAKAIQEQGYTTPTPIQERSIPDILNGRDFLGCAQTGTGKTAAFSIPILQNLSKNKVQNKHIKALILTPTRELAIQIEENIKAYGKYLPLKELVIFGGVKQGSQETALRRGVDILVATPGRLLDFIAQGIVSLKNIEIFVLDEADRMLDMGFVHDVKRVIKLLPQRRQTLFFSATMPSEIQKLADSILNNPVKVEVTPVSSTAETIKQSVYFVEKDDKLDLLTHILQNDISDSVLVFSRTKHGADKIARKLQASKISTEAIHGNKSQNARQNALNNFKSGKTRVLVATDIAARGIDIDELKYVVNFELSDVSETYVHRIGRTGRAGAEGSSISFVDGLDLLNLKNTEKLIGMKIPIVKDHPFHTDNLVAQKRDSNNKPSGPRPERPKSQTANTKKKPAVDAGKKPKNKSFFRKK; encoded by the coding sequence TTGAATTTTACAGACCTAAACCTAATAGAACCCATTGCAAAAGCAATTCAGGAGCAAGGATACACCACCCCAACTCCTATTCAGGAAAGATCTATTCCTGATATCTTAAATGGCAGAGACTTTCTAGGATGTGCACAAACCGGAACCGGAAAAACGGCCGCTTTTTCCATTCCTATTTTACAAAATTTATCCAAAAATAAAGTACAAAACAAACATATAAAAGCTCTTATTCTGACTCCGACAAGAGAATTGGCGATACAGATTGAAGAGAATATTAAAGCTTACGGAAAATACCTTCCATTAAAGGAATTGGTGATTTTCGGAGGGGTAAAACAAGGAAGCCAGGAAACTGCTCTCAGAAGAGGAGTTGATATTTTGGTGGCGACTCCGGGAAGATTACTTGATTTTATTGCTCAGGGAATCGTAAGTTTAAAAAATATTGAAATATTCGTACTTGATGAAGCCGACAGAATGCTGGATATGGGTTTTGTACATGATGTAAAAAGAGTTATTAAACTTTTACCTCAGAGAAGACAAACTTTATTTTTCTCGGCAACAATGCCTTCTGAAATCCAGAAATTAGCAGATTCTATCTTAAATAATCCTGTAAAAGTAGAAGTTACTCCTGTTTCTTCAACAGCTGAAACCATCAAACAATCGGTTTATTTTGTTGAAAAAGATGATAAACTGGATCTTCTTACGCATATTTTGCAGAATGATATTTCTGATTCTGTTTTAGTCTTTTCAAGAACGAAACATGGAGCGGATAAAATCGCAAGAAAACTTCAAGCAAGCAAAATATCTACGGAAGCTATTCACGGAAACAAATCTCAGAATGCCCGTCAGAATGCTTTAAATAATTTTAAATCAGGAAAGACAAGAGTTCTTGTTGCAACAGATATTGCAGCAAGAGGAATTGATATTGACGAGCTTAAATACGTAGTAAATTTCGAACTTTCTGATGTTTCTGAAACATACGTTCACAGAATCGGAAGAACGGGAAGAGCGGGTGCAGAAGGAAGTTCAATCTCATTTGTTGATGGACTTGACTTATTAAACCTGAAAAACACCGAAAAGCTGATTGGAATGAAAATTCCTATTGTAAAAGATCACCCTTTCCACACAGATAATTTGGTGGCGCAGAAAAGAGATTCTAATAATAAACCTTCTGGTCCAAGACCTGAAAGACCAAAATCTCAAACTGCCAATACTAAAAAGAAACCTGCAGTAGATGCAGGGAAAAAGCCTAAAAACAAGAGCTTTTTCAGGAAAAAATAA
- a CDS encoding polyprenyl synthetase family protein produces MEFLDRYQQIVAEAITKYTFKDKPTELYDPMNYIISHGGKRLRPIMVLMACDLFGGDLKQAIKPALAIEFFHNFTLIHDDIMDEAPLRRNKPTIHTLHGINVGILSGDALMLKAYKFFEDLEPEIFKACIRIFTHTGLLLCEGQQYDINFETQENVTFDDYIRMITYKTGVLSASSFEIGSLIAKANFKDAKAIFNFGKHIGIAFQIMDDYLDVFGDQAQFGKKHAGDIYENKKTVLYLMAREHATDEERKELDYWYSKKTDNIDKVYNVEKIFRRTKVDEKALRLIEKHNEIGQSYLKKIDIPEEKKKPFIELANYLLRRES; encoded by the coding sequence ATGGAATTTTTAGACAGATACCAACAAATTGTTGCGGAGGCCATTACTAAGTACACTTTTAAAGATAAACCTACGGAATTGTATGATCCGATGAACTACATTATTTCCCATGGTGGAAAGCGTCTTCGTCCGATCATGGTGTTGATGGCTTGTGATTTGTTTGGTGGTGATCTTAAACAGGCGATTAAACCCGCTTTGGCAATCGAATTTTTTCATAACTTCACTTTGATCCATGATGATATTATGGATGAAGCTCCTTTAAGAAGAAATAAACCTACAATTCACACTTTACACGGAATCAATGTAGGGATTCTTTCCGGAGATGCTTTAATGTTAAAAGCTTACAAATTCTTTGAAGATCTTGAACCTGAAATTTTTAAAGCTTGTATCAGAATTTTTACGCATACCGGACTTTTATTATGTGAAGGTCAGCAATATGATATTAATTTTGAGACGCAGGAAAACGTAACTTTTGATGATTACATCAGAATGATTACGTATAAAACAGGTGTCTTAAGTGCATCTTCTTTCGAGATCGGATCATTGATTGCTAAAGCTAATTTTAAAGATGCTAAAGCAATTTTCAACTTCGGAAAACATATCGGTATCGCTTTCCAGATCATGGATGATTATTTAGATGTATTCGGAGATCAGGCTCAGTTTGGAAAAAAACATGCAGGCGATATTTATGAGAACAAAAAAACCGTTCTTTATCTGATGGCGAGAGAGCATGCAACCGACGAGGAAAGAAAAGAACTTGATTATTGGTATTCTAAAAAGACAGATAATATCGACAAAGTTTATAACGTTGAAAAGATCTTCAGAAGAACAAAAGTTGACGAAAAAGCTTTGCGTTTAATCGAGAAACATAACGAAATCGGTCAAAGCTACCTTAAGAAAATAGATATTCCGGAAGAAAAGAAAAAGCCGTTTATAGAACTGGCTAATTATCTTTTGAGAAGAGAGAGTTAA
- a CDS encoding DUF4269 domain-containing protein: protein MIDFTKLDYLKDGNDKQKRVYEVLTKYRIFEKLSNYSPILAGTIPIEIDIEGSDLDIICEVKNEAGFLNVLNQILPQGIDFKIETNISNNENCIILNCILEEFPIEIFGQNTPTTEQNAYQHMIAEYKILQEKGEDFKQKIIELKKKGIKTEPAFGLLMNFENPYEDLLKF, encoded by the coding sequence ATGATCGACTTTACAAAACTTGATTATTTAAAAGATGGAAATGATAAGCAGAAAAGAGTTTATGAAGTTCTTACCAAATATAGAATTTTTGAAAAATTAAGTAATTATTCACCCATTTTAGCTGGAACAATTCCGATTGAAATTGATATTGAAGGAAGTGATTTGGATATTATTTGCGAAGTTAAAAATGAGGCTGGATTTCTGAATGTTTTAAATCAAATTTTACCTCAGGGTATTGATTTTAAGATTGAAACGAATATAAGTAATAATGAAAATTGCATCATTTTAAATTGTATACTAGAAGAATTTCCTATCGAAATTTTCGGACAAAATACACCAACAACAGAACAAAATGCCTATCAGCATATGATTGCTGAATACAAAATATTACAGGAAAAAGGAGAAGATTTTAAACAAAAAATAATAGAATTAAAGAAAAAAGGAATCAAAACCGAGCCCGCTTTTGGTTTATTAATGAACTTTGAAAATCCTTATGAAGATCTATTAAAATTTTAA
- a CDS encoding 3-coathanger stack domain-containing protein, translating into MKTKFSFFIILMVFGVNFLFAQHENDNWLFGNNKWKFDNTTPNGFLHTTNLIPSIRYGSSIISDKNTGDLLFFSNGYTIYNKNSVTMDNGNDLFGAPVNLPLQNIGNPSDQSSIILPLPNSNTLYYVFYINGNKTLDDQFIIQPTTPYNYGLRYAIVDMSLNGGLGKVISKNNILFTDSPTNALTSTLASDGNSYWVVTANNGNFLSYKLDASGLNTTPVVSFGANYGNFIKISPNSKKLLTRTYRSVWLHNFNNTTGIITSPFNIIPANNNATYYGDASGTANSAEFSPDSNIVYFIGAEACLCLYPAGIIGWSGLAMYNINTGSLVGVDSSSSSNYNFNFYGLTASLQLAKNGKIYLIQNAKIQDDGYGFKEVKFGTYVSNYYQSYDWRVINTPNVWSPSVNPLSSITPPRNAQNGFSFPQFVPELNASAACPDVLYITTPVTSSQIYQAGKSIFASSTINDNLSVEYKAGLNVNLNPDFFVKGDLRGNFKAYISPCTITSFNKVGPSNIEPTFAKTGTIAASEVKIYPNPASTVVKIDAGKSKLTGWILYDLSGKNILNGNDLNVPVENLPKSAYLLMIKLDNGITVTKKVIVQ; encoded by the coding sequence ATGAAGACAAAATTTTCTTTTTTTATAATCCTTATGGTGTTTGGGGTAAATTTTTTGTTTGCTCAGCATGAGAATGATAATTGGTTATTTGGAAATAACAAGTGGAAGTTTGATAATACTACTCCCAATGGCTTTTTACATACAACCAATTTAATACCCAGTATTAGGTATGGAAGCTCAATTATTAGTGATAAGAATACTGGAGATTTACTTTTTTTCTCCAATGGATATACTATTTATAATAAGAATAGTGTTACGATGGATAATGGAAATGATTTGTTTGGAGCACCTGTAAATTTACCACTACAGAACATAGGTAATCCTTCTGATCAATCTTCGATCATACTTCCTTTACCAAACTCCAATACTTTATATTACGTTTTTTATATTAATGGGAATAAAACGTTGGATGATCAATTCATAATCCAACCTACGACACCTTATAACTATGGATTAAGATATGCTATTGTAGATATGTCTTTGAATGGAGGTTTAGGTAAAGTAATTTCAAAAAACAATATACTATTTACTGATTCTCCAACGAATGCCTTAACCTCAACACTTGCTAGCGACGGAAATTCTTATTGGGTAGTAACGGCAAATAATGGTAACTTTTTATCTTACAAACTAGATGCGAGTGGTTTAAATACAACACCTGTTGTAAGTTTTGGTGCTAATTATGGTAATTTTATTAAAATATCGCCAAATTCCAAAAAATTATTAACAAGAACATACCGTAGTGTTTGGTTGCATAATTTTAATAATACTACAGGAATAATTACTAGTCCCTTTAATATTATTCCTGCTAATAATAATGCTACATATTATGGTGATGCGAGTGGAACTGCAAATAGCGCAGAGTTTTCTCCTGATAGTAATATTGTATACTTTATTGGTGCAGAAGCATGTCTTTGTTTATATCCTGCTGGAATAATTGGTTGGTCGGGTTTAGCAATGTATAACATTAATACAGGAAGTTTAGTTGGTGTTGATTCTTCATCTTCTTCTAATTACAATTTTAACTTTTATGGACTAACTGCTAGTTTACAATTAGCAAAAAATGGTAAAATATATTTAATACAAAATGCTAAAATACAAGATGATGGATATGGTTTTAAGGAAGTTAAATTTGGAACCTATGTAAGCAATTATTATCAATCTTATGATTGGCGAGTAATTAATACACCTAATGTTTGGAGTCCATCTGTAAATCCTTTAAGTTCAATTACACCTCCAAGAAATGCTCAAAATGGCTTTTCATTTCCTCAATTTGTTCCTGAACTTAATGCTTCTGCTGCATGTCCCGATGTTTTATATATTACAACACCGGTAACATCGTCACAAATTTATCAGGCTGGAAAATCAATCTTTGCATCTTCAACAATAAATGATAATCTGAGTGTAGAATATAAAGCTGGCTTAAATGTTAATTTAAACCCGGATTTCTTTGTGAAAGGGGATTTAAGAGGAAATTTTAAAGCATACATTAGTCCGTGCACAATTACTAGTTTCAATAAAGTAGGACCCAGTAATATTGAACCAACTTTTGCTAAGACAGGTACTATTGCAGCTTCGGAAGTTAAAATTTATCCAAATCCGGCTTCTACAGTTGTGAAAATAGACGCAGGTAAAAGTAAACTAACAGGTTGGATACTTTATGATCTTTCAGGTAAAAATATTTTGAATGGAAATGATCTCAATGTTCCTGTTGAAAATCTTCCAAAATCAGCTTATTTATTGATGATTAAGCTTGATAATGGAATTACAGTTACCAAGAAAGTTATTGTTCAATAG
- a CDS encoding inorganic phosphate transporter yields MEFPILLIVIIALALIFDYINGFHDAANSIATIVSTKVLTPFQAVLWAALWNFAAFFIAAYIIGEFKIGNTIAKTVNENFITLEVIFSGLIAAIAWNLLTWWFGIPSSSSHTLIGGFLGAALMHAFMMDYHEVVAAHPELGMWETFKTAAYQVTTQSVVKFDKVIPIFLFIFMAPIIGMIISIIITLIIVHLYKKSNPHKADQSFKRLQLGSSALFSLGHGLNDAQKVMGIIGAAMIYYHVNMLQDPVYLNIPSAGRFDYFAQHYIWVPLVSFIAIALGTMSGGWKIIKTMGTKITKVTSLEGVSAETAGAITLFITDHFGIPVSTTHTITGSIIGVGLTKRISAVRWGITVSLLWAWVLTIPISAIVAALTYLVVTFLT; encoded by the coding sequence ATGGAATTTCCTATTTTACTGATAGTTATTATTGCGCTGGCTTTAATTTTCGATTATATCAATGGTTTTCATGATGCGGCCAATTCGATTGCGACTATCGTTTCTACAAAAGTTTTAACTCCATTCCAGGCTGTACTTTGGGCAGCACTTTGGAATTTTGCAGCTTTCTTTATCGCTGCTTATATTATTGGAGAATTTAAAATTGGTAATACGATTGCCAAAACGGTTAACGAGAACTTTATTACATTAGAAGTAATATTTTCAGGTCTTATCGCTGCGATAGCCTGGAACCTTTTAACATGGTGGTTTGGGATTCCTTCATCATCATCACACACTTTGATCGGTGGATTTTTAGGAGCAGCCTTAATGCACGCTTTTATGATGGATTATCATGAAGTTGTTGCTGCTCACCCTGAGTTAGGAATGTGGGAAACGTTTAAGACAGCTGCTTATCAGGTAACGACACAAAGTGTTGTTAAATTTGATAAAGTAATTCCTATTTTCCTGTTTATTTTTATGGCTCCGATTATTGGGATGATTATTTCAATTATTATCACACTAATTATTGTTCATCTTTATAAAAAATCGAATCCGCATAAAGCAGATCAATCATTTAAAAGATTACAGTTGGGTTCTTCGGCTTTGTTCAGTTTAGGACACGGTCTGAATGATGCACAGAAAGTAATGGGTATTATTGGAGCTGCAATGATCTATTATCACGTGAATATGCTTCAAGATCCTGTTTATCTTAATATTCCTTCTGCGGGACGTTTCGATTATTTTGCACAACATTATATTTGGGTTCCTTTGGTTTCTTTCATCGCAATTGCATTGGGTACAATGAGTGGTGGTTGGAAGATCATTAAAACAATGGGAACTAAAATCACTAAAGTAACTTCATTGGAAGGTGTAAGTGCTGAAACAGCAGGAGCAATTACTTTATTTATTACAGACCATTTTGGTATTCCAGTATCTACAACACACACGATTACAGGTTCTATCATCGGGGTTGGATTAACAAAAAGAATTTCCGCAGTAAGATGGGGGATTACCGTAAGCTTACTTTGGGCTTGGGTATTAACGATTCCTATCTCAGCAATTGTTGCTGCGCTTACGTATCTTGTGGTTACATTTTTAACTTAA
- a CDS encoding DUF6438 domain-containing protein, which translates to MKYLLGLFAFVVLFSCNSQNAQSSQNSKSQYSTIEYKTSPCFGFCPVFAMTINPDRTAVLEAEHFNFTKTPSKDEFSKPREGTFKATIKEADYNKLVSLLNGLDVKNLNENYGQKNVSDLSSSNLTVNFADGTSKKVEDYGKRGSEKLIEVYKFFEDLKLNQQWIKVK; encoded by the coding sequence ATGAAATATTTACTAGGTCTTTTTGCATTTGTTGTATTATTTTCATGTAATTCTCAAAATGCACAAAGCTCACAAAATAGCAAATCACAATATTCTACAATTGAATATAAAACAAGTCCTTGTTTCGGATTTTGTCCTGTCTTCGCGATGACGATCAATCCTGACAGAACTGCGGTTTTAGAAGCGGAACATTTTAACTTCACCAAAACACCTTCAAAAGATGAGTTTTCAAAACCGCGCGAAGGAACTTTTAAGGCAACAATTAAAGAAGCAGATTATAATAAATTAGTTTCTCTATTAAATGGTTTAGATGTTAAAAATTTAAATGAAAACTATGGACAAAAAAACGTATCTGATCTTTCAAGCTCTAATTTAACTGTAAATTTTGCCGACGGTACCTCAAAAAAAGTGGAAGACTATGGAAAAAGAGGAAGCGAAAAATTGATCGAAGTTTACAAATTTTTTGAAGATTTAAAACTTAATCAGCAATGGATCAAAGTCAAGTAA